GTTTAAATCATAGAGACTCGACTACACTTAGCAAAAACTAAACTTTGATCGGCCACTCAATTTTGAGTTGTGGTGCTCTACAGCACCTATATCTGGTGCTATTATGCGAACCGCCTTACTTAAGCTATTGCTTATGTTGGGTTATTGCTTTCCTAAGGTTACGGCCTGGAAGCTAATAAGCAAATGCTATGTAAATAGACAAGTCGTCAAATAGTGAGTAAGGATATTGCCAACAATAGTGGCATCGTTATTCTTACTCAAATCAGAAGTTACCCAAACGTAAGGGAAGACACTTATGTATAAAAGTATTTTGGCATTAGCCTTAGTTATGGTCATATCCGGCTGTAACAATCAGGAAGATGCATCTCCAAAAGCCACTCAGCAGGCGGCCACTGAGCAGCAAACTGCTGTCACATTACCTTATGAGCTACATCAGACCATCTTCTTCGGCGGTGATATACTGACCATGAATGGTGATAAGCCTGAGTACGCCGAGGCCGTGGTTGAGCGCGAAGGAAAAATTATTTTCGTCGGCACTAAAGCCGAGGCCTTCAAGCGTTTCGAAGGCAAGGCTGAGCTTCACGATCTTAAGGGTAATACCTTGATGCCAGGCTTCGTCGAACCTCATCTTCATCCTTCAATTGCGGCAATTATGTTACCCAATGAAGTCATAGCGCCCCATGACTGGGTGCTTCCAGATGGTGTGAAAAAAGGTGTTAAGACTCCAGAGGCGTATATTAAGCGTCTTGGTCAGTCTATCAAAGACAATGCTAAGGCCGACAAGATGTATTTTGTCTGGGGTTATCATCAGTTATGGCATGGAGAGTTGAATCGCGACATACTTAATAAGCTATCTCCCGATAAGCCAGTTGCGGTTATTCATCGTTCATTCCATGAGATCTTCCTCAATGACAAAGCCATTGAGATGTTCGGCATCAAGGAATCAGATTTTAAGGGCAATCCTCAGGTTAATTGGAAAGAAGGTCACTTCTATGAGGGCGGTTGGTTAGCCTTAGTGCCTAAAATCAGTAGTTTCTTGCTTGCTCCCGAGTCCTATAAATTAGGCTTGGCGAAAATGACTCAACTTATTCAGAAGAATGGTATCACTACCATAGCCGAGCCAGGATTTCCAAGTTCAGACTTCAAGATGGAGTATGGGCTACTGAAGAATGAAATGGACAAGAAGCCTCCCTATGATGTTTATCTGATCCCTAATGGTACTCAGATATTTCTGATGGCTGGTAACGATAATAAGAAGGCGATGGAGGTGATGGAAACTCTGCCCGCTAACTACAATACTGAGAATATTGAGTTCCTACCTAAGCAGGTAAAATTGTATGCCGATGGTGCAATATACTCACTGTTAATGCAGATGGAAGATGGTTATCCTGATGGCCATACTGGTGAGTGGATGACGCCGCTTGATCTGCTTAAAGAGCAGTTGAGCATGTATTGGAATAACGATTATAAAATTCATGTACATGCTAATGGTGATTTAGGCATTCAGCAGGTAATGGACTTTAACGAGCTTGATCAGAAGGCATATCCGAGAAAGGATCACCGCTTCACTTTACATCACATGGGCTACTTTACCGATGAACAAGCCGATGAGATGAAGAGATTGGGCATGGAAGCTTCGGTTAACCCATTCTATTTATGGGCATTAGCGGATAAGTATGCCGAGAATGGACTCGGAGCCGAGCGTGCCAATTCTTTGGTTTCGGTGAAGAAGTTAGTTGACAGAGATATTCCTGTATCTTTCCACTCTGATTTTGCCATGGCTCCAGTTGAACCTCTGACATTAGCCTGGACTGCGGTAAACCGAGTGACAGCTGAAAATCGCAAGGTATCTCAAGATCAACGTATCGATGCATATACTGCGATGAAGGCGATCACCATCACTGCGGCGAGAACACTAAACCTAGAGACCAAGATTGGATCAATCAAAGAAGGTAAGGCTGCTAACTTTACTGTATTAAAATCTAATCCGCTTAAAATTGATACTATGAAGATCAAAGATATCGTTATCTTAGGTACGGTTTTCCACGGTAAAATTCACGTCAACAAGTCTGCTAATCTAAAGCGTTAGTCGGACTAATATTTAGTACTTTTTCTAAAAATACTAAATAGTGATAAAAAGAGTGAAATCGGTTGCGGTTTCACTCTTTTTTCTTTTTACTCTTCAGTAAATAACCCCGTCTTATTGCTTCATTTATCCCTAGTCATGTGATTGTTTCAGGTTTTAAAATCCCCGCGACTTCAGGCAGTGCCTGATATTAAGGCATATACTTACCACATTGCTCATAGCACTGCTGCCGTTTATAGCTGAAAGTAAAATGCTACAAGTCAGCAAGATTTGGTGGTCTGGTATGTTTGTCCTATTTTTGTTTACTCCCTCTCTTACTAACAGGCATTGCGCTAATGGCCTAGTATGCCTCTGCTTACTGCTTATCAGCCTCACATCTGGCGTGATGGCAGAGACGCTAACCCGAGGTCCCTACCTTCAGCTAGGGACTGAACACACAATGACGGTCAAGTGGAGGACAGATATTCTTGGGCCATCGGTTGTCAAATTCGGCACCGAACTCAGTAATTTAGCCGGTAATGCTACAGGTCTAGATGAAACCGATCACAGTGTCACCTTAAGTGGCCTAGCGCCCAATACTCGCTACTATTATGCGGTGCTGGATAATCAAGGCGGCGTTCTCACTGGTGGCGACAGCACACACTTTTTCTTTACCTCGCCAAGTGTCGGTAACACTGGGCTCACTCGGGTGTGGATCATCGGTGACTCAGGCACGGCCAATAGCAATGCCAGAGCCGTGCGGGATGCTTATAAGACCCGCACTGGCAGCAGCTATACGGATCTGTGGATCATGCTGGGGGATAATGCCTATTCAACGGGTACTGATAGTGAGTATCAGGCAGCTGTGTTCGATATCTATCCTGAATTGTTAAAACAATCTCCGCTCTGGTCAACTTTGGGAAACCATGATGGTGCCACTGCCGACTCTGCCAGTCAGCAAGGGCCTTACTATGATATTTTTACCTTGCCCACTAATGGTGAGGCGGGCGGTGTACCTTCGGGCACCGAGGCCTATTACTCATTCGATTATGGTCAGATCCACTTTGTCTGTTTAGAGTCATATGAGACGGACAGATCCAGTAATGGCGCCATGTTGACCTGGTTGGTTAACGATTTGGAGGCCACTAGTCAGCCCTGGATAGTGGCTTACTGGCATCATCCGCCTTATACCAAAGGCTCCCATGATTCAGACTCAGAGAGCCGTTTAATCGAGATGCGGGAAAATGCTCTGCCAATTCTTGAATCATACGGCGTCGATCTTGTGTTATCCGGACACAGCCATTCCTATGAGCGCTCATACCTTATCGACAATCACTATGGTCATTCGTCTAGTTTCACCGAAGCGATGAAGCTAGACGCGGGTGATGGTAATAAAACGGGAGATGGCAGTTATCAAAAAATAGCCCAGATCCAGCAAGCCAATAATGGCGCCGTTTATCTGGTTGCGGGCAGCTCGGGTAAGATTTCTGGAGGTGCGCTCAATCATCCTGCCATGTACGCTTCGATCAATCTGCTGGGCTCGGTTATTTTAGAGGTCTTGGATAATGAGATGACGGCCACCTTTATCGACAATACAAATGCCATTCAGGATGAGTTTACCCTGACTAAGGGGCCGGATGTCTTACCGCCAACAGTGACGTCAATTCAGACGCTAGATTCTATGACTGTGAAACTGAATTTTTCTGAAAATCTGACCCAAGGGAGCGCGACTGATATTTCCCATTACCAACTGGATAAGGGGGCAAGTGTTATATCGGCACAATTG
This portion of the Shewanella violacea DSS12 genome encodes:
- a CDS encoding amidohydrolase produces the protein MYKSILALALVMVISGCNNQEDASPKATQQAATEQQTAVTLPYELHQTIFFGGDILTMNGDKPEYAEAVVEREGKIIFVGTKAEAFKRFEGKAELHDLKGNTLMPGFVEPHLHPSIAAIMLPNEVIAPHDWVLPDGVKKGVKTPEAYIKRLGQSIKDNAKADKMYFVWGYHQLWHGELNRDILNKLSPDKPVAVIHRSFHEIFLNDKAIEMFGIKESDFKGNPQVNWKEGHFYEGGWLALVPKISSFLLAPESYKLGLAKMTQLIQKNGITTIAEPGFPSSDFKMEYGLLKNEMDKKPPYDVYLIPNGTQIFLMAGNDNKKAMEVMETLPANYNTENIEFLPKQVKLYADGAIYSLLMQMEDGYPDGHTGEWMTPLDLLKEQLSMYWNNDYKIHVHANGDLGIQQVMDFNELDQKAYPRKDHRFTLHHMGYFTDEQADEMKRLGMEASVNPFYLWALADKYAENGLGAERANSLVSVKKLVDRDIPVSFHSDFAMAPVEPLTLAWTAVNRVTAENRKVSQDQRIDAYTAMKAITITAARTLNLETKIGSIKEGKAANFTVLKSNPLKIDTMKIKDIVILGTVFHGKIHVNKSANLKR